In a single window of the Olivibacter sp. SDN3 genome:
- a CDS encoding calcineurin-like phosphoesterase family protein, translating into MKKISFLCSVTLFLATLSYGQDVIKGFVYHDTNGNNKKDRKEIGISGVSVSNGQEVVQTDNKGYYELPQREDQVIFVIKPRGYQSPLDENNLPKNHYIHKPQGSPAHFKYKGVAPTGPMPTEVNFALLPQDENDSFKALIFGDPQAYNEAEIDYFSKGIIEDIERIDDVSFGLSLGDLVGDDLSLHSPYIQAVKKVGLPWYNLMGNHDMNYDAETDSLADETYEANFGPANYAFNYGKVHFIVLDDILYPDPRDGKGYWGGFREDQLQFIENDLKYVGKDQLIVLAFHIPLLHENEDAFRNADRQRLFELLKDYPHTLSLSAHTHLQRQNFYAKEDGWQQEKPHHEYNAGTTSGDWYSGEFNAQGVPSSTMRDGTPKGYAYINFKGNQYAIDYKVAGKPADYQMELFAPKVIPANKNTSAGIYANFFMGAEGDEVLYRVDGGEWKAMHYVRGADPNFLAILHKYDHTEKLLSGRRPSNPEECTHLWRAPIPAKLSIGSHQIEVKATDRYGKVSTQSIAYEIAEE; encoded by the coding sequence ATGAAAAAAATCAGCTTCCTATGTTCCGTGACTTTATTTCTAGCCACTTTAAGCTACGGACAGGACGTAATTAAAGGATTTGTTTACCATGACACCAATGGCAACAATAAAAAAGACCGCAAAGAAATTGGCATATCCGGTGTATCGGTCAGCAATGGTCAAGAGGTTGTGCAAACCGATAATAAAGGTTACTACGAATTACCGCAACGTGAAGACCAGGTAATTTTTGTAATCAAGCCGAGAGGTTATCAGTCGCCCCTTGATGAAAACAATTTGCCAAAAAATCATTATATCCATAAGCCCCAGGGTTCCCCAGCGCACTTTAAATACAAAGGAGTTGCTCCCACTGGTCCGATGCCTACCGAAGTAAACTTTGCGCTTTTACCGCAAGACGAAAACGATAGTTTTAAAGCTTTAATCTTCGGAGATCCTCAAGCCTATAATGAGGCAGAAATCGATTATTTCTCCAAAGGGATTATTGAGGATATCGAGCGTATTGATGACGTGTCTTTCGGTTTAAGCCTGGGAGATTTAGTGGGCGATGATCTCAGCCTGCACAGCCCCTATATACAAGCAGTTAAAAAAGTAGGCCTACCTTGGTATAACCTTATGGGCAATCATGACATGAATTATGATGCCGAGACGGATTCGCTGGCCGATGAAACATATGAAGCCAATTTTGGCCCGGCCAACTACGCCTTCAATTATGGAAAAGTTCACTTTATTGTGTTGGACGATATCTTATACCCCGACCCGAGGGACGGAAAAGGTTATTGGGGCGGTTTTCGGGAGGACCAATTGCAATTCATTGAAAATGACTTAAAATATGTCGGTAAAGACCAGCTTATTGTGTTGGCTTTTCACATTCCCTTATTGCACGAAAACGAAGATGCTTTCCGGAATGCCGATCGGCAACGACTATTTGAACTATTAAAAGATTACCCTCATACCCTATCCCTATCCGCACATACCCATTTACAGCGTCAAAATTTTTATGCAAAAGAAGATGGCTGGCAACAGGAAAAACCGCATCATGAATACAACGCCGGCACAACATCGGGCGACTGGTATTCGGGCGAGTTCAATGCGCAAGGCGTTCCCAGTTCTACCATGCGCGATGGCACACCGAAAGGTTATGCTTATATAAACTTCAAAGGAAATCAATATGCGATAGATTATAAGGTTGCCGGTAAACCGGCAGATTACCAAATGGAACTTTTTGCTCCAAAAGTCATACCCGCTAACAAAAACACCTCTGCAGGCATTTATGCCAACTTCTTTATGGGCGCTGAGGGCGACGAAGTCTTATATCGGGTAGATGGTGGCGAGTGGAAAGCGATGCACTACGTCCGCGGGGCTGATCCCAATTTTTTAGCCATCTTACATAAATACGATCATACCGAAAAGCTACTATCCGGTCGGCGTCCATCGAATCCAGAGGAGTGCACCCATTTATGGCGAGCGCCGATTCCTGCCAAATTAAGCATTGGCAGTCATCAGATAGAAGTAAAAGCCACGGACCGTTATGGTAAAGTATCTACACAAAGTATTGCTTATGAGATAGCTGAAGAATAA
- a CDS encoding TIGR03915 family putative DNA repair protein, with translation MSVWVYDGSWKGLLTLVFEAFEYKKRVDAVYKEGVAVQVDLFGDVHTVITNGDKAQRMWTALAKRIPSRALGDLYRTYLSEIPQIEVDLCSAVNYYFDEVDQPYLAYGRKDVLTIRQTAKMVDRERHRMKAFVRFKRQQGNLYFAVVEPDFNVLPLLQKHFSDRYADQQWCIYDLKRGYGIFYNLKEVQEITIAFSDEYRQNQVTLEHEEEALYEELWQRYFKHVNVKERKNMKLHVQHVPKRYWKYLTEKRPT, from the coding sequence ATGAGTGTATGGGTATATGATGGGTCCTGGAAGGGCTTGCTGACGCTGGTTTTTGAAGCATTCGAGTATAAAAAAAGGGTAGATGCGGTCTACAAAGAAGGTGTTGCTGTGCAGGTGGATCTTTTTGGTGATGTGCATACCGTGATCACCAATGGTGATAAAGCGCAACGGATGTGGACAGCGTTGGCAAAAAGAATTCCGTCCCGCGCTTTGGGAGATCTCTATCGTACTTACCTGTCTGAAATTCCACAAATTGAAGTAGATTTATGCTCCGCTGTAAATTATTATTTTGATGAGGTCGATCAGCCTTATCTGGCTTATGGGCGGAAAGATGTGTTGACGATTAGGCAAACGGCAAAAATGGTGGATAGAGAAAGGCACCGCATGAAGGCTTTTGTTCGTTTCAAGCGCCAACAGGGTAATTTGTACTTTGCGGTCGTAGAGCCCGATTTCAATGTGCTACCTCTCCTTCAAAAGCATTTTTCAGACCGTTATGCCGATCAGCAATGGTGTATTTACGACCTCAAGCGGGGATATGGTATCTTTTACAATTTAAAAGAGGTGCAGGAAATAACTATTGCCTTTTCAGACGAATACCGGCAAAATCAGGTGACTTTGGAACATGAGGAGGAGGCGCTGTACGAAGAACTCTGGCAGCGGTATTTTAAACATGTGAACGTCAAGGAAAGAAAAAACATGAAACTGCATGTGCAGCATGTGCCTAAACGCTATTGGAAATATCTGACAGAAAAAAGGCCAACCTGA
- a CDS encoding putative DNA modification/repair radical SAM protein — protein MSDRIKEKLEILADAAKYDVSCSSSGSNRKNKARGLGDTGAGICHTYTEDGRCVSLLKILLTNFCIYDCAYCVTRKSNDIKRAAFTVQEVVDLTINFYRRNYIEGLFLSSGIFKSADYTMERLVLVAKKLRMECNFNGYIHLKTIPGANDELLYEAGLYADRLSVNIEIPTESGLKLLAPDKNRRDMLQPMGYLKQKIVQLKEEKKTLKKVPLFTPAGQSTQMIIGASGETDAQIIHTAQHLYRKFYLKRVYYSGYVPISNDNRLPAIGAAVPLVRENRLYQTDWLLRFYGFEAGEIVNERYPLLDLDVDPKLGWALRNLAVFPIDVNRADLHLILRIPGIGVASAHKIIAARKFTALNMEQLREMGIAVNRAKYFIVCKGFKQLNSDRSEEVIKQYIMQSSHSKYQKIHNKQLILFS, from the coding sequence ATGTCAGATAGGATTAAGGAAAAACTGGAAATTTTAGCAGATGCTGCGAAATACGATGTCAGTTGTTCTTCCAGCGGGAGCAATCGTAAGAATAAAGCTAGAGGTCTGGGTGATACGGGGGCGGGAATCTGCCATACTTATACGGAAGACGGTCGCTGTGTTTCTCTGTTAAAAATACTATTGACCAATTTTTGTATTTACGATTGTGCGTATTGTGTCACGCGAAAAAGTAATGATATCAAACGGGCGGCATTTACGGTGCAGGAGGTAGTCGATCTCACCATTAACTTTTATCGTAGAAATTATATCGAGGGATTGTTTTTGAGCAGTGGTATTTTCAAAAGCGCCGATTATACCATGGAACGTTTGGTGCTGGTGGCAAAGAAATTACGTATGGAGTGTAACTTCAATGGCTATATTCACCTCAAGACCATTCCCGGTGCGAATGATGAGCTGCTATATGAAGCGGGCCTTTATGCCGATCGCCTCAGCGTTAATATTGAGATACCCACCGAATCGGGCTTGAAATTATTGGCACCAGATAAAAACAGACGGGATATGTTGCAACCGATGGGTTACCTCAAGCAGAAAATCGTTCAATTAAAGGAAGAAAAGAAAACATTGAAAAAGGTGCCACTTTTTACGCCTGCGGGCCAAAGCACACAGATGATCATCGGCGCCAGCGGTGAAACGGACGCCCAGATTATCCATACCGCACAGCATTTATATCGGAAGTTCTACTTAAAACGTGTCTATTACTCCGGCTATGTACCGATAAGTAATGACAACCGCTTGCCGGCTATAGGTGCTGCTGTGCCCCTCGTTAGGGAGAATAGGCTTTACCAAACGGATTGGCTGCTGCGCTTTTATGGTTTTGAAGCAGGAGAAATTGTGAATGAGCGCTATCCTTTGTTGGACTTGGATGTTGATCCGAAGCTGGGGTGGGCCTTAAGAAACTTAGCGGTCTTCCCAATAGATGTTAACCGCGCAGACCTGCACTTAATTTTACGCATACCCGGCATTGGCGTAGCCTCGGCCCATAAGATTATAGCCGCCCGTAAATTTACGGCACTGAATATGGAGCAGCTTCGGGAAATGGGGATAGCCGTCAATCGGGCAAAGTATTTTATTGTCTGTAAGGGGTTTAAACAGTTAAACAGTGATCGGTCTGAAGAGGTGATCAAGCAGTATATTATGCAATCTTCGCATAGCAAATACCAAAAGATACATAATAAGCAATTAATATTGTTCTCATGA
- a CDS encoding alpha-N-acetylglucosaminidase, whose product MSFGIEEGALEAYKEAALGLVKRVVGEKSTHFDIQIIDSDAGNDVFELESTDGKIVLRGNTPIAVASSLNWYLKYYCNCQISWNGSNMELPEVLPLVENRLRKPTAFACRAYLNYCTFSYSMPWWDWDRWEQEIDWMAMHGINLPLAITGQEAVWMATLREFKLSDDEIRNFLANPAFMAWQWMGNLEGWGGPLSQHWIDSHLELGKRILKRQRELGMKPILQGFSGHVPVKLLEKFPQAHIEERLWLFNFKTALLDPLDPLFERFAKVFYEKQWALFGTDHLYATDPFHESSPTGKGAEYLEQAGEAIYQAMQKVDPKAVMAIQTWTLREGLLRRIPKDRTLMLSITGTNWKKHQSYWERPWVVGALHNFGGRTYMGGDLEHFAQHALTLLNREDTGNIQGIGVFPEGIAHNPIVYELLTEVCWHQQPIALTTWIPQYVRARYGRLTDHVAHAWEILAHTVYHQKKVKIISMESPICARPALDIVRVSLNGDMIRDYDIPALWDAWHFLLLDAPELGVRDGYQYDVVDLARQCLADLSLFLHKELSEAYKQQNKHQLMILCDLFLDLMNDVDELLATREEFLLGKWLADARKCAASETEGDQYEEAARRLITVWGTTAPNALLFDYAHKQWSGLLKGFYKKRWQQFFDYLQQQPTEENKRYREKRLNKSYDRPSNSANDFFAQLAAWEESWVYEKNSYPDEPTGDPLLIAQRLYTKWLPVKKSKMSIPLDNQSSDKVLITVNREETVFKLLEELPEKVAETKANE is encoded by the coding sequence ATGAGTTTTGGAATAGAAGAAGGAGCTTTGGAAGCTTATAAAGAAGCAGCCCTTGGGTTGGTTAAACGGGTGGTGGGAGAAAAATCCACCCATTTTGATATACAGATTATTGATTCAGACGCAGGAAATGATGTCTTTGAGCTGGAAAGTACTGATGGTAAAATTGTTTTGCGCGGAAACACGCCTATAGCCGTCGCGTCTTCACTGAATTGGTACCTTAAATATTATTGTAATTGCCAGATTTCCTGGAATGGTAGCAATATGGAGCTGCCGGAAGTGCTCCCCCTGGTAGAAAATCGTTTGAGAAAGCCTACTGCCTTTGCCTGTAGGGCTTATTTGAATTACTGTACTTTTAGTTACAGTATGCCTTGGTGGGATTGGGATCGCTGGGAACAGGAAATAGATTGGATGGCCATGCACGGCATCAATTTACCGTTGGCTATTACGGGGCAGGAAGCCGTTTGGATGGCGACCTTGCGGGAATTTAAACTATCGGACGATGAGATCCGCAATTTTCTGGCAAATCCCGCCTTTATGGCCTGGCAATGGATGGGTAACCTGGAGGGCTGGGGCGGCCCGCTATCACAACATTGGATAGATAGCCATCTGGAATTAGGCAAACGGATTTTGAAGCGTCAGCGGGAACTGGGGATGAAGCCTATCCTTCAGGGATTCAGTGGTCACGTCCCGGTGAAATTACTTGAAAAATTTCCGCAGGCACATATCGAAGAACGTTTGTGGCTGTTTAATTTTAAAACGGCTTTATTGGACCCCTTAGACCCGCTCTTCGAGCGCTTTGCCAAGGTGTTCTATGAAAAGCAATGGGCGCTTTTCGGCACAGACCACTTATATGCAACGGATCCTTTCCATGAAAGCTCACCAACGGGTAAAGGTGCTGAATACCTCGAACAAGCAGGTGAGGCAATTTATCAAGCGATGCAAAAGGTCGATCCTAAAGCGGTAATGGCAATACAAACCTGGACGCTACGTGAAGGTTTACTCCGCAGAATCCCGAAAGACCGGACCTTGATGTTGTCGATCACTGGTACAAACTGGAAAAAGCACCAAAGCTACTGGGAGAGACCATGGGTTGTTGGCGCCTTGCATAATTTTGGTGGTCGAACCTATATGGGTGGCGATCTGGAACATTTTGCGCAGCATGCGCTCACGCTTTTAAATAGGGAAGATACCGGTAATATTCAAGGGATTGGGGTGTTTCCGGAGGGTATAGCCCATAATCCGATTGTATATGAGCTGCTGACGGAAGTTTGTTGGCACCAACAGCCAATCGCGCTTACAACATGGATACCACAATACGTCCGTGCGCGTTACGGGCGGTTAACAGATCATGTCGCACATGCCTGGGAGATACTCGCCCATACCGTTTACCACCAGAAAAAGGTGAAAATTATTTCGATGGAGAGTCCTATCTGTGCAAGACCTGCTCTCGATATTGTAAGGGTATCATTAAATGGCGATATGATACGTGATTATGATATTCCGGCCCTATGGGATGCGTGGCATTTTCTACTGTTAGATGCCCCCGAACTGGGTGTTAGAGACGGCTATCAATATGATGTGGTGGATCTTGCCCGCCAGTGCCTGGCGGATTTAAGCCTTTTTCTGCACAAAGAGCTTTCGGAGGCTTATAAGCAGCAGAACAAACATCAGCTGATGATCCTGTGTGATCTTTTTTTGGATTTGATGAACGACGTGGATGAGCTTTTGGCCACTCGAGAGGAGTTCCTGCTGGGAAAATGGCTCGCAGATGCCCGTAAATGTGCAGCATCGGAGACAGAGGGTGATCAATATGAAGAGGCCGCGCGAAGATTGATCACTGTTTGGGGTACAACCGCCCCGAATGCCCTGCTTTTTGATTATGCGCATAAGCAGTGGTCCGGTTTATTGAAAGGCTTTTATAAAAAGCGCTGGCAGCAATTTTTTGACTACCTGCAACAACAACCAACAGAGGAAAATAAACGTTATCGCGAAAAGCGTCTGAATAAATCCTACGATCGCCCGAGTAATAGCGCAAATGATTTTTTTGCCCAACTTGCCGCATGGGAAGAAAGTTGGGTCTATGAGAAAAATTCTTATCCCGATGAGCCGACAGGAGACCCCCTGCTTATTGCACAACGACTTTATACCAAATGGCTGCCGGTGAAGAAGAGCAAGATGAGTATTCCGTTAGATAACCAATCCTCGGACAAAGTGCTTATAACCGTAAACAGGGAAGAAACAGTCTTTAAACTCTTGGAAGAGCTTCCAGAGAAAGTAGCAGAAACGAAAGCAAATGAATAA
- a CDS encoding RagB/SusD family nutrient uptake outer membrane protein — protein sequence MKTFIKYNLLLLTLIVSSCSNFLEQEPQTALTEEQVFSELDNIEPLVLGLYTSWRNTRKDRGGFVFLLGTDEAQQGAYQVLTDASQAGLDRYNGFLSPSNNALAEQWDSRWPVIAAAARVISSLQFNEQDPERKNFLLGEASFIRAALTFEMVQYWGDVPIIDVDRFDELGTARQPQEAVYAYIIQDLENAIAYLPISQNDKRRATKGVAEALLGKVYLYAPEETGVRSYEKALEHFEAVVNSGTYSLVADYAELWDPAHSNTSESLYEFQFSNVVPDNNQCQWQMGSRAVALVDQYAYFGGYDLLVPTSYAYQDNSEGGIWEEGDLRKEESIRYDFTYRGVPTPLQPGWGGDELDPHVKKYEDPRTDGTLSFWNSGKNIFYLRYADVLLCYAEVLNELGQTAEAVKIVNTTVRQRAWGGTLPASAQWNAGMSQAEFRTNILDERMRELCFEGWRRMDLNRTTTLTSYVPARNRWAQQSNTIQSYHRYYPIPLQEIRQNEDISEDDQNPGYANQ from the coding sequence ATGAAAACATTCATCAAATATAATCTCTTGTTGTTGACGCTGATCGTTTCTTCGTGCAGCAACTTTTTAGAACAGGAGCCACAAACGGCTCTCACGGAAGAACAGGTTTTCAGTGAACTGGATAATATTGAACCATTGGTGTTAGGCCTTTATACAAGTTGGCGGAATACGAGGAAGGATAGAGGAGGCTTTGTTTTTTTATTGGGTACAGATGAAGCTCAGCAAGGTGCCTATCAGGTATTGACAGACGCCAGTCAGGCCGGCCTGGACCGTTATAACGGCTTCCTATCGCCAAGCAATAATGCCTTAGCTGAGCAATGGGATAGTCGGTGGCCGGTAATTGCCGCTGCAGCTAGAGTGATCTCCTCCTTGCAGTTTAACGAGCAGGACCCTGAACGGAAAAATTTTCTGCTTGGAGAAGCAAGTTTTATAAGGGCGGCGCTAACCTTTGAGATGGTGCAATATTGGGGCGATGTGCCAATTATTGATGTGGATCGATTTGATGAGCTGGGTACAGCTAGACAACCTCAGGAGGCCGTTTATGCCTACATCATTCAGGATCTGGAAAACGCAATAGCTTATTTGCCCATATCCCAAAATGATAAACGCCGGGCAACCAAAGGGGTGGCAGAGGCGCTACTTGGAAAAGTGTATCTCTATGCGCCAGAAGAGACTGGTGTAAGAAGCTATGAGAAGGCTTTGGAACATTTTGAAGCCGTGGTCAACAGTGGTACGTACAGTTTAGTGGCTGATTATGCTGAACTGTGGGATCCGGCACATTCTAATACCAGTGAATCGCTTTACGAATTTCAATTCAGTAATGTGGTGCCCGATAACAATCAATGCCAGTGGCAGATGGGGTCGAGAGCAGTGGCTTTAGTAGATCAATATGCCTATTTTGGTGGATATGATCTACTTGTGCCTACGTCTTATGCTTATCAAGATAACAGTGAGGGCGGTATTTGGGAAGAAGGAGATTTGCGGAAAGAAGAAAGTATCCGCTATGACTTCACTTATCGGGGAGTACCCACGCCTTTGCAACCTGGTTGGGGAGGCGATGAGTTGGACCCTCACGTGAAAAAGTATGAAGACCCACGAACAGACGGTACGCTCAGTTTCTGGAATTCGGGAAAAAATATATTTTACCTACGCTATGCGGATGTCTTGCTATGTTACGCCGAAGTGTTAAATGAACTCGGACAAACAGCGGAGGCGGTCAAGATCGTTAATACTACAGTACGGCAAAGAGCATGGGGCGGTACCTTGCCGGCGAGCGCGCAGTGGAATGCAGGAATGTCTCAGGCCGAGTTTCGAACAAATATCTTGGATGAACGGATGCGTGAACTATGCTTTGAAGGTTGGCGGCGTATGGACCTGAACAGAACTACTACATTGACGAGCTACGTACCGGCGCGCAACCGTTGGGCGCAGCAATCAAATACTATTCAATCATACCATCGATATTATCCTATTCCTTTACAAGAAATTAGACAAAATGAAGATATCAGCGAAGACGATCAAAATCCCGGCTATGCGAATCAATAA